The Euphorbia lathyris chromosome 2, ddEupLath1.1, whole genome shotgun sequence genome includes a window with the following:
- the LOC136219643 gene encoding 3-ketoacyl-CoA synthase 11-like, with protein sequence MAESVTVETQPENNKKHKLPNFLLSVRLKYVKLGYHYLISNAMFLLLIPLLGIASAHFSTLSIEDLVELWRQLQFNLVSVTLCSCLIVFLSTLYFMSRPRKVYLLDFSCYKPEEARMCTREIFMERSALAGSFTEQNLAFQQKILERSGLGQKTYLPEAVMRVPPNPCMAEARKEAETVMFSAIDELLGKTGVKAKDIGILVVNCSLFNPTPSLSAMIINHYKLRGNILSYNLGGMGCSAGLISIDLAKQLLQVHPNSYALVVSMENITLNWYFGNDRSMLVSNCLFRMGGAAILLSNKSRDRRRSKYQLIHTVRTHKGADDKCYNCVFQKEDESDKTRIGVSLSKDLMAVAGEALKTNITTLGPLVLPMSEQLLFFATLVARKVFKAKIKPYIPDFKLAFEHFCIHAGGRAVLDELEKNLELSDWHMEPSRMTLYRFGNTSSSSLWYELAYSEAKGRMRKGDRTWQIAFGSGFKCNSAVWQALKTINPAKEKSPWIDEIDDFPVHVPKIESVRSS encoded by the exons ATGGCGGAATCGGTTACTGTTGAAACTCAGCCCGAAAACAACAAAAAACACAAACTCCCAAACTTTCTCTTATCAGTCAGACTAAAGTATGTGAAACTGGGTTATCATTATTTGATCTCAAACGCTATGTTTCTCCTCCTGATTCCACTTTTAGGCATAGCTTCTGCTCATTTCTCGACACTAAGTATCGAAGATTTAGTCGAGCTATGGAGACAACTTCAGTTCAACCTCGTATCAGTAACTCTATGTTCCTGTCTCATCGTATTCTTATCCACTCTTTACTTCATGAGCCGTCCCAGAAAAGTCTACTTACTAGATTTCTCTTGTTACAAGCCGGAGGAAGCTCGGATGTGCACAAGAGAGATTTTTATGGAAAGGTCAGCGTTAGCCGGAAGTTTCACTGAACAGAATTTGGCTTTTCAGCAGAAGATTCTAGAAAGATCGGGGTTAGGACAGAAGACTTACTTGCCGGAGGCGGTGATGCGTGTGCCGCCGAATCCGTGTATGGCGGAGGCGCGGAAGGAGGCTGAAACTGTTATGTTTAGTGCTATTGATGAACTTTTGGGGAAAACTGGTGTTAAAGCGAAAGATATTGGGATACTTGTTGTGAATTGTAGTTTGTTCAATCCGACGCCGTCTCTTTCTGCTATGATTATTAATCATTATAAGTTAAGAGGGAATATTTTGAGCTATAATCTTGGTGGTATGGGCTGCAGTGCTGGCCTTATTTCTATTGATCTTGCTAAACAGCTCTTACag GTGCATCCCAACTCGTACGCTTTAGTAGTGAGCATGGAAAACATTACACTAAACTGGTACTTTGGAAATGACCGATCAATGCTAGTCTCCAACTGCCTCTTCCGAATGGGTGGAGCAGCGATCCTACTCTCGAACAAATCTCGAGACCGCCGCCGATCAAAGTACCAACTGATCCACACAGTTCGTACCCACAAAGGAGCGGACGACAAATGCTACAACTGCGTATTCCAAAAAGAAGACGAAAGCGACAAGACGAGAATCGGTGTCTCCCTCTCGAAAGACCTAATGGCGGTCGCGGGTGAAGCCTTGAAAACAAACATCACAACATTAGGACCATTAGTGTTACCAATGTCCGAACAACTTCTGTTCTTTGCAACTTTGGTTGCAAGAAAGGTTTTCAAAGCCAAAATAAAACCTTACATTCCTGATTTCAAGTTAGCATTTGAACACTTTTGTATCCACGCAGGAGGAAGAGCTGTTTTGGATGAATTAGAGAAGAATCTAGAACTTAGTGATTGGCATATGGAACCTTCTAGAATGACTCTTTATAGATTTGGAAACACTTCTAGTAGTTCTTTATGGTatgaacttgcttattctgaGGCTAAAGGAAGAATGAGAAAAGGAGATAGAACTTGGCAGATTGCTTTTGGTTCAGGGTTTAAGTGTAATAGTGCTGTTTGGCAAGCATTGAAGACTATTAATCCTGCTAAAGAAAAGAGTCCTTGGATTGATGAAATTGATGACTTTCCTGTTCATGTTCCTAAGATCGAATCGGTTCGTTCTTCTTGA